In the Bacteroidales bacterium genome, one interval contains:
- a CDS encoding metallophosphatase family protein: MKIAVISDVHEDVETLELAFRKIEKIKADEIVCLGDIIGFSVPYHKHLSSRNANKCIHLLSTYCKYVIVGNHDHYALRKLPMHIPYTFVPDNWYELTYDKRKEISNNKIWLYEENELSPLLNEKSLEWLNSLPEFVIANFGNLNIFFSHYIYPDITGFSAEHMTFLKNFKMHYDFVRQNNAQISFFGHLHPTKMLIFQTNGKILYKKNSRIDETLGVCLPPIVRNDYRSGFICLDLQKNKIELHYI, translated from the coding sequence ATGAAAATAGCTGTTATTTCAGATGTTCATGAAGACGTTGAAACTCTCGAACTTGCTTTCAGAAAAATTGAAAAGATAAAAGCAGATGAAATAGTTTGCTTGGGTGATATTATTGGTTTTAGTGTACCTTATCATAAGCATTTATCTTCTAGAAATGCAAATAAGTGCATTCATCTTCTATCTACTTATTGCAAATACGTAATTGTTGGCAATCATGATCATTATGCCCTGAGAAAACTTCCAATGCATATTCCATATACTTTTGTTCCCGATAATTGGTATGAGCTTACATACGATAAAAGGAAAGAAATATCAAACAACAAAATTTGGTTGTATGAAGAAAATGAACTCTCACCGTTATTAAATGAAAAATCATTGGAATGGCTCAATAGCTTACCAGAATTTGTTATCGCTAATTTTGGCAATCTTAATATTTTTTTTTCACATTATATCTATCCCGATATCACAGGATTTTCAGCCGAACACATGACTTTTTTAAAAAATTTTAAAATGCATTACGATTTTGTCCGACAGAATAACGCTCAGATAAGTTTTTTCGGTCATTTACACCCAACTAAAATGTTGATTTTTCAAACCAATGGAAAAATATTATACAAAAAAAATTCAAGAATAGATGAAACCTTGGGGGTTTGCTTACCCCCTATTGTGAGAAATGATTATAGATCTGGTTTTATATGTTTAGACCTGCAAAAAAATAAAATAGAATTACATTACATATGA